A single region of the Sorghum bicolor cultivar BTx623 chromosome 7, Sorghum_bicolor_NCBIv3, whole genome shotgun sequence genome encodes:
- the LOC110437312 gene encoding heterogeneous nuclear ribonucleoprotein A2 homolog 2-like produces the protein MDDSEDEDPSTPEFVQLALEAGYSIDELIAAEDALNAGFAGRGGRGYGSFPHNRGRGSNFGGGRSGYGGYGGYGSQNNYGYQGFHGANRGCRPYYGGYGGKRGRGAGYGGQQFQQQATPNPTPMGGGNYGTGAHIADQMRHNLGAQQQHSTVPATGTKSATGGVPIAVTADNHLGSAVLGDP, from the exons ATGGATGATTCCGAGGACGAGGATCCTTCTACTCCCGAGTTCGTGCAGCTGGCGCTTGAAGCAGGGTACTCCATTGATGAGCTCATCGCAGCGGAAGATGCTCTGAACGCAG GTTTTGCAGGGAGAGGCGGCCGTGGCTATGGGTCTTTTCCCCATAATCGTGGCCGTGGAAGCAACTTCGGTGGAGGTCGTAGCGGCTATGGTGGCTATGGTGGTTATGGCAGCCAGAACAACTATGGGTACCAAGGTTTTCACGGTGCTAATCGTGGCTGTCGTCCATACTATGGCGGCTATGGTGGCAAGCGTGGCCGAGGTGCAGGATATGGAGGTCAACAATTCCAACAGCAGGCGACCCCAAACCCAACTCCGATGGGGGGAGGGAACTACGGCACCGGAGCCCACATCGCTGACCAGATGAGGCATAACTTGGGTGCCCAGCAACAGCACTCCACGGTGCCTGCAACGGGTACCAAGTCTGCCACAGGAGGTGTCCCCATCGCTGTTACAGCCGATAACCATCTTGGCTCAGCAGTGCTCGGCGATCCCTAG
- the LOC8056903 gene encoding patatin-like protein 2, which translates to MASPSSAEGAHETNPEKVKLVTVLSIDGGGVRGIIPATILAFLEEKLQELDGPDARIADYFDVVAGTSTGGLLTAMLTAPDQNGRPLFDAKNLAQFYIDHSPKIFPQKNWILSKIASTLRMVRGPKYDGKYLHSLLRQYLGDMRLDKALTNVVIPTFDIAFLQPTIFSSFELKHRPSKNALLADITISTSAAPTFFPAHYFETKDEDGKTRAFNLVDGGLAANNPTLCAMSQVTQDIILGDDDFFPVKPTDYGKFMVISVGCGSNRDQRYSAKAAAKWGIFNWLIKDGNAPIIDMFNSASADMVDINLCVLFRALHSSQNYLRIQYDQLTGSAGSIDDCSKENMDKLVQIGKDLLGQNVSRVDLETGKNVDVPGVGTNAEQLAKFAKQLSDERRRRQNLSK; encoded by the exons ATGGCAAGCCCTAGTTCTGCAGAAGGCGCACACGAGACGAACCCCGAAAAGGTCAAGCTCGTCACCGTTCTGAGCATCGATGGTGGCGGCGTCAGAGGAATCATCCCCGCCACCATCCTGGCCTTCCTCGAAGAGAAGCTCCAA GAACTGGATGGACCAGATGCTAGGATCGCCGACTACTTCGACGTTGTTGCCGGCACGAGCACCGGTGGTCTCCTGACGGCGATGCTCACAGCTCCTGACCAGAACGGACGGCCGCTCTTCGACGCCAAGAATTTGGCGCAGTTCTACATCGACCACTCGCCCAAGATCTTCCCACAGAA GAACTGGATCCTGTCGAAGATCGCCAGCACGCTGAGGATGGTGAGGGGACCGAAGTACGACGGCAAGTACCTCCATAGCCTGCTTCGTCAGTACCTCGGCGACATGAGGTTGGACAAGGCGCTAACAAATGTGGTCATCCCGACCTTCGACATCGCATTCCTGCAACCCACAATTTTCTCAAGCTTTGAG CTGAAGCACCGGCCGTCGAAAAATGCACTCCTGGCGGACATCACGATCAGCACCTCCGCCGCGCCGACCTTCTTCCCGGCGCACTACTTCGAGACCAAAGACGAGGACGGCAAGACCAGGGCCTTCAACCTCGTCGACGGAGGCCTCGCCGCCAACAATCCC ACACTGTGTGCGATGAGCCAGGTGACTCAGGACATCATCCTCGGCGACGACGACTTCTTCCCGGTGAAGCCGACGGACTACGGCAAGTTCATGGTGATCTCCGTCGGCTGCGGGTCGAACCGGGACCAAAGGTACAGCGCCAAGGCCGCCGCCAAGTGGGGCATCTTCAACTGGCTCATCAAGGACGGCAACGCTCCCATCATCGACATGTTCAACTCCGCCAGCGCCGACATGGTCGACATCAACCTCTGCGTCCTCTTCAGGGCCCTGCACTCCAGCCAAAACTACCTGCGCATCCAGTATGATCAGCTCACGGGCAGCGCGGGCTCCATCGACGACTGCTCCAAGGAGAACATGGACAAGCTGGTGCAGATTGGCAAGGACCTTCTCGGCCAGAACGTCTCCCGGGTGGACCTAGAGACTGGCAAGAACGTGGACGTTCCCGGCGTGGGCACGAACGCCGAGCAGCTCGCCAAGTTCGCCAAGCAGCTCTCTGACGAGCGACGCCGGCGCCAGAACCTTTCGAAGTAG